From a single Lolium rigidum isolate FL_2022 chromosome 7, APGP_CSIRO_Lrig_0.1, whole genome shotgun sequence genomic region:
- the LOC124674562 gene encoding flavonol synthase/flavanone 3-hydroxylase-like: protein MPGAEFMPSDHELHGAAMVHSVEIPVIDMSSNNAGSLMVQASMEWGIFQVVNHGVPASAMSELQRVGREFFALPQEEKQRHAIDPSSGKAEGYGSTLKRDVPGGMMTWSEFLFHNLAPPSAVDHAVWPQKPNGYREANEAYFAHLHTLTRRLFEGLSAGLGLEEGAMEEAFGGDDVVFLQKINFYPPCPHPELAHGVAPHTDLSTLTVLMPNEVPGLQVSRDERWYDVKYVPGAIIVHIGDQIEILSNGRYKAVLHRTTVSNEKTRMSWPVFVEPPMEHVVGPHPQIVAGEGQAKYKAKKFKDYKYCKINKLPQ, encoded by the exons ATGCCGGGCGCGGAGTTCATGCCGTCCGATCACGAGCTTCACGGCGCCGCCATGGTCCACAGTGTGGAGATCCCGGTGATCGACATGTCCTCCAACAACGCTGGCAGCCTCATGGTGCAGGCGTCGATGGAGTGGGGGATCTTTCAGGTGGTGAACCACGGCGTGCCGGCGTCGGCCATGTCCGAGCTGCAGCGCGTGGGGCGTGAGTTCTTCGCGCTCCCGCAGGAGGAGAAGCAGCGGCACGCCATTGACCCATCGTCAGGGAAGGCCGAGGGCTACGGCTCCACGCTGAAGCGGGACGTCCCCGGCGGCATGATGACCTGGTCCGAGTTCCTCTTCCACAACCTCGCGCCTCCGTCCGCCGTCGACCACGCAGTCTGGCCGCAGAAACCCAATGGGTACAGGGAGGCCAACGAGGCATACTTTGCGCACCTGCATACTCTGACGCGAAGGCTGTTCGAGGGATTGTCTGCGGGGCTGGGGCTGGAGGAGGGCGCCATGGAGGAGGCCTTCGGCGGCGACGACGTGGTGTTCCTCCAGAAGATCAACTTCTACCCGCCATGCCCGCACCCGGAGCTGGCGCACGGAGTTGCGCCGCACACCGACCTCAGCACGCTCACCGTGCTCATGCCCAACGAGGTGCCAGGGCTCCAGGTGTCCAGGGACGAACGCTGGTACGACGTCAAGTATGTGCCCGGAGCCATCATCGTTCACATCGGCGACCAGATCGAG ATTTTGAGCAACGGGAGGTACAAAGCCGTTTTGCACCGGACGACGGTGAGCAATGAGAAGACGCGGATGTCGTGGCCGGTGTTCGTCGAGCCGCCGATGGAGCACGTCGTCGGGCCGCACCCGCAGATCGTCGCCGGCGAGGGCCAGGCCAAGTATAAGGCTAAAAAGTTCAAGGACTACAAGTACTGCAAGATCAATAAGCTACCGCAGTAG